The Paenibacillus sp. FSL R7-0204 genome includes a region encoding these proteins:
- a CDS encoding amidohydrolase family protein — MKIIDAHVHYSNIAAFHETAQTLAHIDYSGEGLLEEFRRSGVVAGVGMGVTETVAGAFPDSAALNPMLLDLSETLPDNLFTCVGINPLTLHLEGQLEALEQSLQRSDIVGIKLYAGYYHFNVGDEIYDPVYKLAAAYGLPVVIHGGLTYADQGLLKYSHPLSMEETFLKHREITFMLCHLGDPWVMDTAALLEKNPNLYTDLSGWIVGDQAKVDRLLTEQTYTDHFRRALVFAEKYDRLVFGTDWPLVPLDAYITFVKHLVPEACHEDVFYNNALRVFPKLAERIRELNL, encoded by the coding sequence ATGAAAATCATTGACGCACATGTGCATTATTCCAATATTGCAGCTTTCCACGAAACGGCGCAGACCTTGGCGCATATCGATTATTCCGGCGAGGGACTCCTGGAGGAGTTCCGCCGCAGCGGTGTCGTTGCCGGAGTAGGCATGGGAGTGACCGAGACGGTTGCCGGAGCTTTTCCTGATTCCGCTGCGCTCAACCCAATGCTGCTTGACCTGAGCGAGACGCTGCCGGACAATCTGTTCACCTGCGTGGGGATTAACCCGCTTACCCTTCATCTGGAAGGGCAGCTTGAAGCCCTGGAGCAATCGCTGCAGCGCTCCGATATCGTTGGCATCAAGCTGTACGCCGGGTATTACCACTTCAATGTGGGGGATGAAATTTATGATCCGGTATATAAGCTGGCTGCCGCTTACGGTCTCCCGGTAGTCATTCATGGCGGATTGACTTATGCGGACCAGGGGCTGCTGAAATATTCCCACCCGCTGTCCATGGAGGAGACCTTCCTGAAGCACCGGGAGATTACCTTCATGCTCTGCCACCTGGGCGATCCTTGGGTGATGGACACCGCAGCCCTGCTGGAGAAGAACCCTAACCTCTACACGGATTTGTCCGGCTGGATTGTCGGCGATCAGGCCAAGGTGGACCGGCTGCTGACCGAGCAGACCTATACCGACCATTTCCGCCGGGCGCTGGTGTTCGCCGAGAAATACGACCGGCTGGTCTTCGGCACCGACTGGCCGCTGGTCCCGCTGGACGCTTATATTACCTTCGTGAAGCACCTGGTGCCTGAAGCCTGTCATGAGGATGTCTTTTACAACAACGCACTTCGCGTGTTCCCTAAGCTTGCGGAGCGGATTAGAGAACTGAATCTGTAA
- a CDS encoding GNAT family N-acetyltransferase — translation MSELQQIVIEEYVPERHAASIAEMWNRSAESWGGDGAYRTEESVLREHENSPMLKLFLAVSGSEVIGYCSFSHYREDTGALYIALLNVRPDYHGRKVGKALVRRSIEETIKLGWPRLDLYTWPGNVKAVPTYKKSGFFWENRDDTTHLMNFIPSVLQTGAVKSYFEKIDWYNDSIREIKVEPDGYGENGFDYFTYKWLKDGLSLKMEYERTGRGLRLIETEDYRIQVTIPAQHELPFGAEYPVVYEAFNKSGKPLSLQINGKSNAQIRLELDAAQDIETEARIEGRFFIHPVKEEQDLYQTHPVVEAELLINGLPAVFKLGIKPKFPVKVKLQVPDRTLFAGEEVELDVTVENEYSTDTVFSFELPEDEILSFSQKRYTVEVPAKSRRTFTAAARLLGYGIWHHTVSIRSAEEGADSAILEQELSLVFTGAETAFGGPTDKDWIISNGRYSAVLNKTNHWLTFFENRKYLMNLPYPKLGLPYTNEFNKFSALDVKIFRDQEAIVLEATYEAGIREGLLLTMVVKLFSNGIVSRYFRIDNPQTTVQEEELFLKESFRFGLHGGVIPYRGKYIDLSAGAEASGMDYWEAQDFTENWMFAADEGFSRGISWPSELQLIQESWMHAVEHSLGRIPAGGQKETLPLRIALGTWDHWQDFRAYALQSGNSNTEELTTTGQLELSLNNGNPFISGEAKLLLQEQKKSYLAGEIRISSEAGSVEDARLTVQEEEKLREAALPLTVPAGAAPDVLTLHLDMDSYVQDQSFLVLPVADELVRQERLTAEGAQVLAVDNGILRIQASPDFAPGLFSVTHQGEEWLESSFPQPIAKSWWNPWVGGIVTSVGDIALRSFMDEPLTADFAELTDNKGNRWSGIRMSVTIQKNDKYKGLVLHQYFMLLPGVPVLVSTVHVEQNTGGPLCPLKLETSAFYTAASDMKDGRGYLKNSRGQELTYKAGRGQAEDASHNGILQVGSKERKQRLSLVTSFKHPSPSLLVNSVALTSYADEYLHLQDGKEQFSKPQFYLISDLQVPEEAYGDLLSIRFKK, via the coding sequence ATGTCCGAATTACAACAGATAGTTATTGAAGAATATGTGCCGGAGAGGCACGCTGCTTCCATTGCCGAGATGTGGAACAGAAGTGCAGAGAGCTGGGGCGGAGACGGAGCGTACCGGACAGAGGAAAGCGTGCTGCGGGAACACGAGAACAGCCCGATGCTCAAGTTATTCCTGGCGGTAAGCGGCTCAGAGGTCATCGGATACTGCAGCTTCTCCCACTATAGAGAGGATACCGGGGCACTCTATATCGCTCTGCTCAACGTAAGACCGGATTACCATGGACGCAAGGTGGGCAAGGCGCTGGTAAGGCGTTCGATTGAAGAGACGATTAAGCTGGGCTGGCCGCGGCTGGATCTCTATACTTGGCCCGGTAATGTCAAGGCGGTGCCTACGTATAAGAAAAGCGGGTTCTTCTGGGAGAACCGGGATGATACCACTCACCTGATGAATTTCATTCCCTCGGTGCTTCAGACCGGAGCGGTGAAGTCTTATTTCGAGAAGATAGACTGGTATAACGACAGCATCCGCGAGATCAAGGTGGAGCCTGACGGTTATGGGGAAAATGGCTTTGACTATTTTACATATAAATGGCTGAAGGACGGTCTGTCGCTGAAGATGGAATATGAGCGGACCGGCCGCGGCCTGCGGCTGATTGAGACGGAGGATTACCGGATACAGGTAACGATTCCTGCGCAGCATGAGCTGCCGTTTGGAGCGGAATACCCCGTCGTTTATGAAGCCTTTAATAAAAGTGGGAAACCCCTGTCACTCCAGATTAACGGTAAAAGCAATGCACAAATCCGCTTGGAGCTGGACGCTGCTCAGGATATCGAAACCGAGGCGCGGATCGAAGGCCGCTTCTTCATCCATCCGGTGAAGGAGGAACAGGATCTCTATCAGACTCACCCTGTAGTGGAGGCTGAACTGCTCATTAACGGCCTCCCTGCCGTATTCAAGCTAGGCATTAAGCCGAAATTCCCGGTCAAGGTGAAGCTCCAGGTACCTGACAGAACGCTTTTCGCGGGCGAAGAGGTAGAGCTGGATGTAACGGTGGAGAATGAGTACAGCACAGACACGGTGTTCAGCTTTGAGCTGCCGGAGGACGAGATTCTGTCGTTCAGTCAAAAGCGTTACACCGTAGAGGTTCCGGCGAAGAGCCGGAGAACCTTCACCGCAGCAGCCCGGCTGCTCGGGTACGGCATTTGGCATCATACGGTGAGCATCCGCAGTGCAGAAGAAGGAGCCGATTCAGCTATACTGGAACAGGAGCTGAGCCTCGTCTTCACCGGAGCAGAGACGGCCTTCGGCGGCCCGACCGATAAGGACTGGATCATCAGCAATGGCCGCTATTCGGCCGTTCTGAACAAAACAAACCACTGGCTTACCTTTTTTGAGAACCGTAAATATCTGATGAACCTGCCTTATCCGAAGCTTGGCCTGCCTTATACGAATGAATTCAATAAATTCTCGGCGCTGGATGTGAAGATCTTCAGGGATCAAGAGGCTATCGTGCTTGAGGCCACCTATGAGGCCGGCATCAGGGAAGGCCTGCTGCTGACGATGGTTGTGAAGCTGTTCAGTAACGGGATTGTCTCCCGTTATTTCCGAATCGACAATCCTCAGACTACCGTTCAGGAGGAAGAGCTGTTCCTGAAGGAGAGCTTCCGCTTCGGTCTGCACGGCGGCGTCATCCCTTACCGCGGCAAATATATAGATCTGAGTGCAGGGGCTGAAGCCTCCGGCATGGATTACTGGGAAGCGCAGGATTTCACGGAGAACTGGATGTTCGCTGCGGATGAAGGCTTCTCCAGAGGGATTAGCTGGCCGTCTGAGCTGCAGTTGATCCAGGAGTCGTGGATGCATGCTGTTGAGCATTCCCTGGGACGGATTCCCGCCGGCGGGCAGAAGGAGACGCTGCCGCTGCGGATCGCTCTGGGCACCTGGGACCATTGGCAGGATTTCCGTGCCTATGCGCTGCAAAGCGGCAACAGCAATACTGAGGAACTGACCACTACAGGGCAGCTGGAGCTGAGCCTGAATAACGGGAATCCGTTCATAAGCGGAGAGGCTAAGCTTCTCCTTCAGGAGCAGAAGAAGAGCTATCTGGCGGGTGAGATTCGGATTTCTTCCGAAGCAGGCAGTGTGGAGGATGCCCGGCTAACGGTACAAGAGGAAGAGAAGCTCAGAGAAGCGGCTCTGCCGCTGACAGTTCCTGCAGGAGCAGCCCCGGATGTGCTGACCCTGCATCTGGATATGGACAGTTATGTACAGGATCAATCTTTCCTGGTCTTGCCGGTCGCGGATGAACTTGTCCGGCAGGAGAGACTCACAGCAGAAGGGGCACAGGTACTGGCTGTGGACAACGGGATTCTGCGGATACAGGCCAGCCCTGATTTTGCGCCGGGATTGTTCTCGGTTACCCATCAGGGCGAGGAATGGCTGGAATCTTCTTTTCCGCAGCCGATCGCGAAGTCCTGGTGGAATCCATGGGTGGGCGGTATCGTAACCAGTGTGGGTGACATTGCCTTGCGCAGCTTCATGGATGAGCCGTTAACAGCTGATTTCGCCGAACTGACCGATAATAAAGGAAACCGCTGGTCGGGTATACGGATGAGCGTCACCATTCAGAAGAATGATAAATACAAAGGACTCGTACTGCATCAGTATTTCATGCTGCTGCCGGGCGTTCCGGTGCTTGTCTCTACGGTACATGTGGAGCAAAATACAGGCGGCCCGCTATGCCCATTGAAGCTTGAGACTTCAGCCTTCTATACTGCCGCCTCCGATATGAAGGATGGCAGAGGGTATCTTAAGAACAGCAGAGGTCAAGAGCTTACCTACAAGGCAGGCCGGGGACAGGCAGAGGATGCCAGCCATAACGGGATTCTGCAAGTGGGTTCCAAGGAACGCAAGCAGCGTCTGTCATTAGTTACATCATTTAAGCATCCGTCACCTTCCTTGTTAGTCAATTCTGTCGCGTTGACGTCTTATGCGGATGAGTACCTGCATTTGCAGGATGGCAAGGAGCAATTCAGCAAGCCGCAATTCTATCTGATCTCGGATCTCCAGGTACCTGAAGAGGCTTATGGCGATCTGCTGTCGATCCGGTTCAAGAAGTGA
- a CDS encoding DedA family protein yields MPWVIEMISQYGYIAIFALLALGLVGLPVPDELLTLFVGYLSSTMVLDFSLSVLVCFIGSITGMLISYTIGLRVGQPVVDRYGKWVGLTPKRFAYVKRWFFRFGNWTIFIAYFVPGIRHVTSYISGISAMSFRKYLMVTLAGAFIWSLLFVSIGYLIGSRLTFA; encoded by the coding sequence ATGCCATGGGTCATCGAGATGATCTCACAATACGGTTATATAGCTATATTCGCGCTGCTGGCGCTGGGGCTTGTCGGACTTCCCGTTCCCGATGAGCTGCTGACGCTGTTCGTTGGCTATCTATCCTCTACCATGGTGCTGGATTTCTCGCTTTCGGTTCTGGTCTGCTTCATAGGTTCGATTACAGGCATGCTGATCAGCTACACCATCGGTCTAAGAGTGGGGCAGCCTGTCGTGGACCGGTACGGGAAATGGGTAGGCCTGACGCCCAAAAGATTCGCCTATGTCAAACGCTGGTTTTTCCGGTTCGGCAACTGGACGATATTCATCGCTTATTTTGTTCCGGGCATCCGGCATGTGACCAGCTACATCTCGGGCATCAGCGCCATGTCCTTCCGAAAATATTTAATGGTCACCCTGGCTGGTGCCTTCATCTGGTCACTACTGTTTGTCTCGATTGGCTATCTGATCGGTTCGAGGCTAACCTTTGCTTGA
- the pssA gene encoding CDP-diacylglycerol--serine O-phosphatidyltransferase, translated as MKWSWLPSMCTLGNLGFGSISLLFTIEERYDLALLMILLAAICDVMDGLLARMLHCTSDFGKQLDSLADIISFGIAPVFLILLYRLENVQWVGPVAAVAFLICGALRLARFNISAPSKGFVGMPITAAGLLLSMTTLIGERLKPEMLILIMGLLSILMISRVPFPSFKKFVNRK; from the coding sequence ATGAAATGGAGCTGGCTGCCTTCAATGTGCACACTGGGAAACCTGGGCTTCGGATCAATTTCCCTGCTATTCACGATTGAGGAACGTTATGATCTTGCTTTATTAATGATACTGCTGGCTGCGATATGCGATGTTATGGACGGATTGCTCGCCCGGATGCTGCATTGCACCAGTGATTTTGGAAAACAACTGGACTCTTTGGCGGATATTATTTCTTTTGGTATCGCTCCCGTCTTTCTTATTCTGTTATACCGGCTGGAGAACGTGCAGTGGGTCGGACCTGTGGCTGCGGTCGCATTCCTGATCTGCGGGGCGCTGCGGCTGGCCAGATTCAATATCTCAGCTCCTTCCAAGGGCTTCGTGGGCATGCCGATTACGGCAGCGGGATTGCTTCTGTCGATGACCACGCTTATAGGTGAACGGCTGAAGCCGGAAATGCTCATTTTAATTATGGGACTCTTGTCCATACTGATGATAAGCAGGGTCCCGTTCCCTTCGTTCAAAAAATTCGTTAACAGGAAGTGA
- a CDS encoding sensor histidine kinase, producing the protein MKRWGITFKLFVMTVIFFVCFYGMVILSQFLLFDRFYQIQKESRVEKHLKSFGTSYTKEAWGRTRTSRELVRFMLRNKTQMVIMKPDGRMKSEDPFRMKLIDEKGQTQVIPMSLFMNQFGDMLRSAHLKENDRVTIQGEHVVSASELGHLFYPVNITKQGGTPVGEEADSDNTSITGTITELVLPDLKIWSPRQGILFEAIEDWFPLNPGQLESLNNLNMVKEEWTAPWSGIRNSVMILPVKQASGEIELLFSVTSLQDVKDSNEALRWFFLYLGLGGFVLILVLSLFYSKMVTRPLIKLNNTAKRMVALDFTGHNSIRQKDELGNLSRSMFTLSQSLDTALGELRETNQQLVEEMEQKKKLEQMQQDFFASASHELKTPLSIIKGFAEGLEDGVSAGKQDHYIKVIIEEADKMEFLVKDMLDLARLESGTIKLRKSSFMLSEMTEKVTDKLVYSLQNKQLDVVIIPANELPVYADATWIEQVLSNLLTNAIRHAEEGSTITVRLESQPKKLLFTIHNKGERIPEDQLAHIWERFYRIEASRSRLTGGTGLGLSIAKQILDMHGCRYAVMNTTDGVCFSVTFGG; encoded by the coding sequence ATGAAAAGATGGGGAATTACCTTCAAGCTGTTCGTGATGACTGTGATCTTCTTCGTCTGCTTCTACGGGATGGTAATCCTCAGCCAGTTCCTGCTGTTCGACCGCTTCTACCAGATACAGAAGGAGTCCCGTGTAGAGAAGCATCTTAAGAGCTTCGGGACAAGCTACACCAAAGAAGCCTGGGGCAGAACCCGCACTTCCCGCGAGCTGGTCCGGTTCATGCTGCGCAACAAGACACAGATGGTCATTATGAAGCCGGATGGCCGGATGAAGTCGGAAGATCCGTTCCGCATGAAGCTGATCGATGAGAAGGGACAGACTCAGGTGATTCCCATGTCCCTGTTCATGAATCAGTTCGGCGACATGCTGAGATCGGCCCATCTGAAGGAGAATGACCGGGTGACTATACAGGGAGAGCATGTCGTCAGCGCAAGCGAGCTCGGGCATCTGTTCTATCCGGTTAATATTACCAAACAAGGCGGAACGCCGGTAGGCGAGGAGGCGGATTCGGACAATACCAGCATTACCGGAACCATTACGGAGCTGGTCCTGCCGGATTTGAAAATATGGAGTCCGCGTCAGGGCATCCTGTTCGAGGCCATAGAGGACTGGTTTCCGTTAAATCCGGGTCAGCTGGAGAGCCTGAATAATCTGAACATGGTCAAGGAAGAGTGGACGGCTCCCTGGAGCGGTATCCGCAATTCCGTAATGATTCTGCCCGTGAAGCAGGCCAGCGGAGAGATTGAGCTGTTGTTCTCAGTGACCTCGCTGCAGGATGTTAAGGATTCCAATGAAGCGCTGCGCTGGTTCTTTTTATACCTGGGGCTTGGCGGGTTCGTGCTGATTCTGGTCCTGTCGCTGTTCTATTCCAAGATGGTGACCCGGCCCTTAATCAAGCTCAATAATACGGCCAAACGGATGGTAGCGCTCGATTTCACCGGTCATAACTCCATTCGCCAGAAGGATGAGCTGGGTAACCTGTCCAGAAGCATGTTCACCTTGTCGCAAAGTCTGGACACAGCACTGGGCGAGCTTCGGGAGACGAATCAGCAGCTGGTGGAGGAGATGGAGCAGAAGAAGAAGCTGGAGCAGATGCAGCAGGACTTTTTTGCCAGTGCCTCCCATGAGCTGAAGACGCCGCTTAGCATTATCAAGGGCTTCGCCGAAGGGCTGGAGGACGGGGTGAGCGCCGGTAAGCAGGATCATTATATCAAGGTCATTATCGAAGAGGCCGACAAGATGGAGTTCCTGGTAAAAGATATGCTGGACCTGGCCCGGCTGGAGTCCGGCACGATCAAGCTGCGCAAAAGCTCCTTCATGCTAAGCGAAATGACGGAGAAGGTGACCGATAAACTGGTGTATTCCCTTCAAAATAAGCAGCTGGATGTGGTCATCATTCCGGCGAATGAATTGCCCGTATATGCGGATGCTACATGGATTGAACAGGTGCTCAGCAATCTGCTGACCAACGCAATCCGTCATGCCGAAGAGGGCAGTACCATAACCGTTAGACTGGAGAGTCAGCCCAAGAAGCTTTTATTCACCATCCACAACAAAGGGGAGCGAATCCCCGAGGATCAGCTGGCGCATATCTGGGAGCGGTTCTACCGGATCGAGGCTTCACGCAGCCGTCTGACGGGCGGGACCGGACTCGGATTGTCCATTGCGAAGCAGATTTTAGATATGCATGGCTGCCGGTATGCAGTGATGAACACCACGGACGGCGTCTGTTTTAGTGTAACCTTTGGAGGCTGA
- a CDS encoding response regulator transcription factor, with protein MKKKLLLVEDELRIRELVSDYFIQDGWEVREADNGQDAILWFDSLVPDLLILDIMMPKMDGFQVCREIRKKSATPIILLTAKSADDDKIHGFELGADDYVTKPFSPKVLVARAAALMKRVEGAHQPESGVVRFGSAIFNTMAHRLEVEGADVELTPKEYDLLWLLIRNKGHVVSRDTILSRVWGIEFEGDSRVVDSHIKKLRSKLGYESRHIRTVIGTGYRFEDEE; from the coding sequence TTGAAGAAAAAGTTACTGCTTGTCGAAGACGAGCTGCGTATCCGTGAACTGGTGTCGGATTACTTTATACAAGACGGCTGGGAGGTGCGCGAAGCCGATAATGGGCAGGACGCGATCTTATGGTTCGATTCGCTGGTGCCGGATCTGCTGATTCTGGATATTATGATGCCCAAAATGGACGGATTTCAGGTATGCCGGGAGATCCGCAAGAAATCGGCGACCCCAATCATTCTGCTGACCGCCAAATCTGCCGATGACGACAAAATACACGGCTTCGAGCTGGGAGCCGATGATTATGTGACCAAGCCGTTCAGTCCCAAGGTGCTGGTGGCCAGGGCTGCGGCGCTGATGAAACGGGTCGAAGGCGCACACCAGCCAGAATCCGGTGTAGTGAGATTCGGCTCGGCCATTTTTAATACTATGGCGCACCGTCTAGAAGTGGAAGGCGCCGATGTCGAGCTGACTCCGAAGGAATATGATCTTCTATGGCTGCTGATCCGCAACAAGGGCCATGTGGTCTCGCGGGACACCATCCTCAGCCGGGTCTGGGGAATTGAATTCGAGGGCGACTCCCGGGTCGTGGACAGCCACATCAAGAAACTGCGCAGCAAGCTGGGGTATGAATCCCGCCACATCCGCACGGTCATTGGAACCGGCTACAGATTCGAGGACGAAGAATGA
- a CDS encoding transposase, which yields MGPEDKYSQIFEHLHLAPVLSALGKKNHRGRPEQLNVPAMIYSLLIAKMENIEFISALVRRLNHSHEFRVQCRFTGSDNIPSQASYSRLIHALEQTGMLEQLQDRLVTSALEEGFVSGTHLAVDSSMVEAWDCQFSESASKRRAARREQKKGEAPVAEQLQLEPPEPEPKAVNEPLKKPKYSKPGRPSQAEKERRREEMEAYEQSLGPFQKTIEAMLPYTYNELLTALPRHAARCDKKNTKGRMTSYYGFKANLLVDTDSQYILSGLFSSANPNDQRMAVVLLKGLLLKFPGLKVKHILGDKGYDCAAIYQLIHSLGAYPAISLIHHKDPPAGMNLEYTPVCAQGHAYRYDSFDAKYETLKYTRPSECKGCALSGTDCQKVFKIRIQTDLRLHTYPARGSESFTTLYNKRTAVERVFAYLKEYFGMKRTRHRGVRASVDFQLSTLAYNLSKFALDKLNQQVKNSQQVA from the coding sequence ATGGGTCCAGAAGATAAATACAGCCAAATCTTTGAACACTTACATTTAGCTCCAGTTCTGTCCGCACTGGGGAAAAAGAACCATCGCGGACGGCCTGAGCAATTAAACGTACCTGCCATGATCTACTCGCTGCTGATTGCCAAAATGGAGAACATTGAGTTTATTTCTGCCTTGGTCCGGCGACTGAATCATAGCCACGAATTTCGAGTCCAGTGCCGGTTTACGGGCTCGGACAACATTCCAAGCCAGGCTTCCTATTCCCGTTTGATTCATGCGCTGGAGCAAACGGGAATGCTGGAACAACTTCAGGATCGCCTAGTCACATCTGCCCTAGAAGAAGGTTTTGTGAGCGGCACCCATCTTGCTGTGGATTCCTCCATGGTCGAGGCGTGGGATTGCCAATTTAGCGAATCGGCTTCCAAGCGTCGTGCGGCTCGTCGGGAGCAAAAGAAAGGCGAAGCTCCGGTGGCCGAGCAACTTCAGCTCGAACCTCCCGAGCCTGAGCCGAAGGCGGTGAACGAGCCGCTGAAGAAACCCAAGTACAGCAAGCCAGGTCGTCCATCCCAGGCCGAAAAGGAACGTCGGCGCGAGGAAATGGAAGCCTATGAACAAAGTCTCGGACCGTTCCAGAAAACCATTGAAGCGATGTTGCCTTACACGTACAATGAACTGCTGACCGCGTTGCCCCGGCATGCTGCGCGTTGTGACAAGAAAAATACGAAGGGGCGAATGACCAGCTATTACGGGTTCAAGGCGAATCTGCTGGTCGACACGGACAGCCAGTATATCCTCAGTGGCCTCTTTAGTTCGGCCAATCCGAATGACCAGCGGATGGCGGTCGTCCTTCTCAAAGGCCTGCTCCTGAAGTTTCCGGGGCTAAAGGTCAAGCATATCTTGGGCGACAAAGGCTACGACTGCGCGGCGATCTACCAGTTGATTCATTCGCTCGGCGCCTATCCTGCGATTTCCCTGATTCACCACAAAGACCCGCCTGCAGGAATGAATCTGGAGTACACGCCGGTGTGCGCTCAAGGACATGCGTACCGTTACGACAGTTTTGATGCCAAGTATGAGACCCTGAAGTACACCCGGCCTAGCGAATGCAAAGGCTGTGCGCTCTCCGGTACCGATTGCCAAAAAGTGTTTAAAATTCGCATACAAACGGATTTGCGTTTACACACCTATCCCGCAAGAGGTAGCGAAAGTTTTACCACGCTGTACAACAAGCGTACGGCGGTGGAGCGTGTGTTTGCCTATCTCAAAGAGTATTTCGGCATGAAACGAACGCGTCACCGCGGTGTCCGGGCAAGTGTTGATTTCCAGCTCAGTACATTAGCGTACAATTTGAGTAAATTTGCGTTAGACAAGTTGAACCAGCAGGTGAAAAACTCCCAGCAAGTCGCCTGA
- a CDS encoding ABC transporter ATP-binding protein, translated as MSNPRKREQAPGGPGVLGGGPPGRVGAIPKVRPKNSKATILRIWSYLNRQRTGLIMVYVFTILNAVLALIGPYLLGKAIDTAILPQDYSLLVRFCLLLGGIYLLGSAVSWVQAYVMTSVSQRTVYELRRDLFAKYQELPVSFFDTHANGELMSRATNDIDNVANSLNQSVTQLLNSLITLSGSLVIMLMLNVPLTGVAMVTIPLVVLASRRITGLSRIYFKDQQQHLGELNGFIEETVSGQKVIKQYRREQAEVTRFRGISGELNKASIKAQIVSGLVGPVMNLINNLNFALIAGIGGWMAYRELLTVGVIVSMLNYAKQFGRPISDLANQYNLIQSAIAGAERVFEVMDMSSEYSGEQPQELERIRGEVIFRDVVFGYKPGEPILNGVSFTAQPGETIALVGPTGAGKTTIVNLLTRFYEVSGGEVLIDDRDIREFNKNGLRRQLGMVLQDAHVFSGTIRENIRFGRLEATDREVEEAANLANVSGFIARMPQGYDTLLGTEGTTLSHGQRQLLTIARAILADPAILILDEATSSVDTRTEMHIQQAMRTLMKGRTSFVIAHRLSTIQDADRILVIQGGQIAEQGSHSQLLALQGIYSELYNSQFKQAFEAG; from the coding sequence ATGTCCAATCCACGTAAAAGGGAGCAGGCTCCCGGCGGACCTGGAGTGTTAGGCGGCGGGCCTCCCGGCCGTGTTGGCGCAATACCCAAGGTACGTCCGAAGAATAGCAAGGCAACGATCCTCCGCATCTGGTCTTATCTGAACCGTCAGCGGACAGGGCTGATTATGGTCTATGTGTTCACAATTCTGAATGCTGTTCTTGCCCTGATCGGACCCTACCTGCTAGGAAAAGCCATTGATACCGCGATCCTCCCGCAGGATTACAGTCTGCTCGTCCGGTTCTGTCTTCTTCTGGGCGGCATTTATCTGCTGGGCAGCGCCGTCTCTTGGGTTCAGGCTTACGTGATGACCTCCGTCTCCCAACGTACGGTGTACGAGTTGCGGCGGGACCTGTTCGCCAAATACCAGGAGCTGCCGGTCAGCTTCTTCGATACCCATGCTAATGGTGAGCTGATGAGCCGTGCAACCAATGACATCGACAATGTCGCAAACTCGCTGAATCAGAGTGTAACCCAGCTGCTGAACAGTCTGATTACACTTAGCGGCTCTCTGGTTATTATGCTGATGCTGAATGTTCCGCTGACGGGAGTTGCTATGGTAACCATTCCGCTGGTCGTGCTGGCGAGCCGCCGGATTACCGGCTTAAGCCGGATCTACTTCAAGGATCAGCAGCAGCATCTGGGTGAGCTGAACGGCTTCATTGAAGAAACAGTCAGCGGCCAAAAGGTGATCAAGCAATACCGCCGAGAACAAGCGGAGGTCACCAGATTCCGCGGAATAAGCGGTGAGCTTAACAAAGCGAGCATTAAGGCACAGATCGTATCCGGTCTGGTAGGACCGGTAATGAACCTGATTAACAATCTGAACTTTGCACTGATTGCCGGAATTGGCGGCTGGATGGCTTATCGTGAGCTGCTTACCGTGGGGGTCATCGTCAGTATGCTGAATTATGCCAAGCAGTTCGGCCGCCCCATCTCCGACCTTGCGAACCAGTATAACCTGATCCAATCGGCAATCGCCGGTGCGGAGCGTGTATTTGAAGTGATGGATATGTCCTCCGAGTACAGCGGGGAGCAGCCTCAGGAGCTGGAGCGGATACGCGGGGAAGTTATTTTCCGGGATGTAGTGTTCGGCTATAAGCCGGGCGAGCCTATTCTGAACGGTGTAAGCTTCACTGCGCAGCCAGGTGAGACGATCGCCCTGGTCGGGCCGACCGGAGCGGGGAAGACGACCATTGTCAACTTGCTGACGCGCTTCTATGAAGTGAGCGGCGGTGAGGTGCTGATCGACGACAGGGATATCCGGGAGTTCAATAAAAACGGGCTGCGCCGCCAGCTCGGAATGGTGCTGCAGGACGCCCATGTTTTCTCGGGGACCATTCGCGAGAATATCCGGTTCGGCCGTCTGGAGGCCACGGACCGTGAAGTGGAAGAAGCGGCGAATCTCGCCAACGTCAGCGGCTTCATTGCGCGGATGCCGCAGGGCTATGACACGCTGCTGGGCACGGAGGGGACCACCTTGAGCCACGGCCAGCGCCAGCTGTTGACCATTGCCCGCGCCATCCTGGCCGATCCGGCCATCCTCATTCTGGATGAGGCAACGAGCAGCGTGGATACCCGGACAGAGATGCATATCCAGCAGGCCATGCGGACACTGATGAAGGGCCGCACCAGCTTCGTGATCGCCCATAGGCTCAGCACCATTCAGGATGCTGACCGGATTCTGGTCATCCAGGGCGGCCAGATCGCCGAGCAGGGAAGCCACAGCCAGCTCCTTGCGCTGCAAGGGATATATTCCGAGCTGTATAACAGCCAGTTCAAGCAGGCTTTTGAAGCCGGGTAA